One genomic window of Gossypium hirsutum isolate 1008001.06 chromosome D11, Gossypium_hirsutum_v2.1, whole genome shotgun sequence includes the following:
- the LOC107924088 gene encoding cytochrome P450 71A1-like produces MESPSWVSYLTAWLATLALILLSLRFRPRRKLNFPPGPKPWPVIGNLDLIGSLPHRSIHALSQKYGPLMQLKFGSFPVVVASSVEMAKAFLKTHDVIFAGRPKIAAGEYTTYNYSDITWSPYGPYWRQARKMCMTELFSAKRLESYEYIRREEMKLLLKGLYESSGVPIVLKDRLSDLSLNVISRMVFGKKYTEGTGENEIVTPKEFKEMLDELFLLNGVLDIGDSIPWLRFLDLQGNIKRMKALSKKFDKFLEHVLDEHNARRRDVKDYAAKDMVDVLLQLADDPNLDVKLERHGVKAFSQDLIAGGTESSAVTVEWAISEMLKKPEIFAKATEELDRVIGRERWVEERDTVNLPYIDSIAKETMRLHPVAPMLVPRMTREDCQVDGYDILKGTRALVNVWTIGRDPTVWDNPNEFCPERFIDKTIDVKGHDFQLLPFGAGRRMCPGYPLGIKVIQASLANLLHGFTWKLPGNMTKENLDMEEIFGLSTPKKCPLQAVAVPKLPLHLYSH; encoded by the exons ATGGAATCCCCATCTTGGGTTTCTTACTTAACCGCATGGCTTGCCACTCTAGCCCTCATCCTCCTCTCCCTCCGTTTCCGCCCCCGTCGAAAACTCAACTTCCCACCTGGCCCAAAACCATGGCCCGTAATTGGGAACCTTGACCTCATTGGCTCACTTCCCCACAGATCAATCCATGCCCTCTCCCAAAAATATGGTCCACTCATGCAACTCAAATTCGGATCGTTCCCTGTTGTCGTGGCCTCTTCGGTTGAAATGGCCAAAGCCTTCCTTAAAACCCATGATGTTATCTTTGCTGGTCGACCCAAGATCGCGGCAGGAGAATACACTACTTACAATTACTCTGATATTACTTGGTCACCGTACGGACCATACTGGCGTCAAGCACGAAAAATGTGCATGACAGAACTTTTTAGTGCAAAACGCCTTGAGTCATACGAGTATATCCGAAGAGAAGAAATGAAATTGTTGCTAAAAGGGTTGTACGAATCATCCGGTGTCCCAATTGTTTTGAAAGATCGTCTTTCAGATTTGAGTCTTAATGTAATAAGTAGGATGGTGTTCGGGAAAAAGTATACAGAGGGGACTGGTGAAAATGAGATTGTGACCCCGAAGGAGTTCAAGGAGATGCTTGATGAGTTATTCCTACTTAACGGAGTATTGGATATCGGGGACTCGATTCCCTGGCTAAGGTTCTTGGATTTGCAAGGCAATATTAAGAGAATGAAGGCCTTGAGCAAGAAGTTCGACAAATTCTTGGAGCACGTTTTGGATGAACATAACGCTAGGCGAAGAGATGTTAAAGATTATGCTGCCAAGGATATGGTGGATGTACTTTTGCAACTTGCTGATGATCCCAATCTTGATGTTAAGCTTGAAAGGCATGGAGTCAAGGCATTTAGTCAG GACTTGATAGCTGGAGGGACCGAGAGTTCAGCAGTGACTGTGGAATGGGCAATTTCAGAGATGTTGAAAAAGCCAGAAATATTTGCCAAGGCTACAGAAGAACTAGACAGGGTAATTGGCAGGGAAAGATGGGTAGAAGAAAGGGACACTGTGAACCTACCTTACATCGACTCAATTGCCAAAGAGACTATGCGTTTGCACCCTGTGGCACCCATGCTAGTGCCTCGCATGACCCGTGAAGATTGTCAAGTAGATGGTTACGACATTCTCAAGGGCACTAGAGCTCTTGTAAATGTGTGGACAATTGGGAGAGACCCCACGGTTTGGGATAACCCCAATGAATTTTGCCCTGAGAGATTCATTGACAAGACCATTGATGTGAAAGGTCATGATTTTCAACTGTTGCCATTTGGGGCTGGAAGGAGGATGTGCCCTGGATATCCTCTCGGGATTAAGGTCATTCAAGCAAGTTTGGCTAATCTTTTACATGGATTTACTTGGAAGTTGCCTGGTAACATGACAAAAGAAAATCTCGATATGGAGGAGATCTTTGGCCTCTCCACCCCAAAAAAATGTCCACTCCAAGCTGTGGCAGTGCCTAAGCTCCCACTTCATTTGTACTCCCactga